The Pyrus communis chromosome 14, drPyrComm1.1, whole genome shotgun sequence sequence TCCTCCTTGTAAGAGGGCCAGGCCTAGGTTGGTTCTAGTAAGGTATTTCGGCCTGACGTTcggccttcaacttgtttacttcctcaaggagttGTAGGACAAGGGGGTCCTGAGTGAAGTCAGGTACTGTTGGATCATTCTTCCGTAAGTCTCCATCTCCTCTTAGAAGTAAGAAAGCTTGATCAAGGGCATGAGATTTTTCTTTAGACTCACCGTACTAACTTTCAGGGCGAGCCTGTCGAAACGCCCCCGAGTCCCCCGTACCTTCATATTCCTCAAGGACATGTCACTCATTCCCTAGATTGGCAATTGGCTTGGGGCATGGGAGAGGACCGAACcattcagaaacccttggatCATTGACCttcgagcttatgtggatgGGGTTCTCTCGATGTTGCCTCAGGAAGTCCCGACAGTCGCGATAAACAGCTTTTGATCCTTCTACTCCTTCTGCAAGAAGGTGTCTTCCTCCACTTTTCCTGCTTCGGGTCGAAGCAGCTGGGTTAAGAGAGgtctcatgttgatcaacaccttGATAAGTAACTCGCTCCCCATTAgggatatccatgttgaaggcAGGTGATCCCTCATGTTGGGGGGCACCCAGGTAGTGGTTGACTTCCCCGGGGGTGATGAGTTCgtgtgtttgagtatgcctaGCTTCATGGAGAATTTCGAAGAGCTTCTCATACTGTTCTtggaggatctcattctttatcgctatcttgttgttctgagcctctagctcatcgactttagcctgaagagcaaacctcttttgttcattttttcgTTGCTTTGCACTAAGTCCGAGGGGGGTGTCGTTCTGCGTGTTGTTGCTCCCTTCACTCCCCATGTTGGAGAAGGGTGCCTAGTCGAAAGAAAGTGTGCGAATGGTGGAAACCAGCTTGACAAAGCTggagagagtaggaataagtgtgattcccacagacggcgccaaatgttgatgcacaaaatcggcgaagaCTTTGGTGCAACAGAAAGTGTTAAGTTTGTGACCTTTGTTAGATTGCTCtagtcattagtgtggataaggaTGTAAATGGATAGAGACAAGGgggcaaacaacacaagatgtatgtggttcaaccagattggctacgtccacggagtagaggagttctcattagttgtgaagggtttacacaaatacataggttcaagctctcctttagtgagttctagtgaatagtttagtacaaatgacattagggattattgtgggagaatgatccccttttatagaagagagcttctagctttgttctgacattgacacgcgtcgtgttgtgattggcctctgatatcgacatttgttgcgctgtgattggcctctaaTACCAACAtatgtcgtgttgtgattggcctccttgttggaggaaaagtcttgtaggtccttgacggtatgctgttgaccggtACTTAGTAGTTtcaggattggtcaagtatggtacaaacaaaattaattaaaaacttaatccaaaaattaaaattaatgaatctgattaattttaaattccaagggCCCAAGTGCCCCAAGGCCCAaagcccttgtcttgattaattaatattaattgtatttaggctatattatatttaagcctaatccacacaaccataaggcccaagccttcaatccatttccaaatggtccaagttctaattactaagtagaaggaataagcctatataaaggctagtgaaaaaatattgttgaccaatgtgggacaagagggtctcaaactcctaCACTGTCTCGTTATGTCTCTCGTTATTTCGATTCCCATGACAAAATGAGCTTCCCCTAAGTCCTTCATTTCGAAGCTGCTAGACAACATCTTCTTGGTATTTATCAGTAATTGCAAATCTTAACTTGCCAATAAGATATCGTCAACATAAAGTACAAGAAAGATGAATTTAGAACCACTGACCTTGAGATAAACACAATCATCTAGCTTGTTTTCCATAAAGCCAAAAAGATGTAATGATCTGATCAAATTTGATAAACCATTGTCTGGAAGCTTGTTTCagaccataaattgatttgttGAGCTTACAAACCATAGATTCTTTCCCCCTTTCAACAAATCCTGGAGGTTGTTGCATGTAGATATTCTCATCTAAATCCCCATTAAGAAAAACGGTCTTGACGTCCATCCGGTGAAGTTCAAGATCAAAGTGGGCAGTAAGAGCCATAATGATTCTCATAGAATCCTTGGAAGAAATTGGAGAAAAGGTATCAGTGTAGTCGATATCTTCTCTTTGAGTAAAACCCTTTGCCACGAGTATTGCTTTGTGCCTTTCAACTCTTCCTTGAGAATCTCGCTTGGTTTTAAAGACCCACTTACATCCAATGGGCTTGATGTCTGAAGTTCTTTCAACTAGTGTCCAAACTAAATTCTTTTGCATAGAGTTAAGTTCTTCCTCCATAGCGGATTTCCACAATGCATGCTGCTCATAGTTCATAGCTTGATTAAATGTAATTAGATCACTCACATCCCCAAAATCATATTGTCTCCTATAAATACACCACATAATCGGAAGGAATTGCAGACTTCTTTTGTCTCTGAGATTTTCTGATTGGAATCACTTCATTCTGATATGCCATATCAGTTTCAGTGGGCTGCTATTCATGATTGACAATTCGGGGATCAACTGTATCATGATCAGCAGGTTGTTCGTTGACTTGCACCTGTGGATTTGAAACTACTAGGGGCTAACTAATAATTTCATTATTAGCAACAGGTATATGATCACTGTCATTAGTCTTTTCAAAAGTGCATTGCTTAGCAACATCATCTTCTATGCATGCATCTTCTATAAACTTGGCATTATGTGTTTCTTGGATTCTTGTGTGCATATCGGGACAATAAAATTTAAAGCCTTTGGATCTTTTAGCATAGCCAATAAATCGACAACTAATTGTTCTTGGATCCAACTTATTTTCCTTTGGATTATAGATTCTAGCTTCAGCCTTGCAACCCCATTTTCTAAAATGATTAAAGCTAGGCTTTCTACCAGTCCAAATTTCAAAGGGAACTTTACTCACTGACTTACTTGGGACTCGGTTCAAAATGTAGTTGGTTGTCTTCAATGCTTCTCCTCATAGAAAAATAGGTAATTTGGATCGAGAAAACATGCTTCTGATCATTTCTTTCAGTGTCCTATTTCGTCTCTCAGCAATACCGTTCTGTTGAAGTGTGTCGGGAGTTGTGTACTAAGTGACAATTCCATATTTCTCCAGAAACAGGGCAAAGGCTCCTTTTTGTTGTCCAGCTTCAGTGTACCTACCAAAATACTCACCACCCATATCGGGTCCCACAATCTTAATATGTTTATCAAGCTATTTTTCAACttcattttgaaaatttttaaaacattctAACACAACAAAATTTTCAGATATTAAATAAACATAAGAGTATCTCGAAAAGTCATCAATAAAGGTGACAAAATAAGAATTTCCACATATTGTTTTAGTCGGGAATGGACCACAAACATCTGTATGGATTATTTCTAAGAGACTTTGACTCATTGTAGAACCATTTTTTCgaaatttgttaattttcccTTAAAACAGTCCACACAATCAGAATAAGCATTTAAATCTATTTTTTGGTAACATGTCTTGCTTTATCAATTGCGTAATTCTTTCTTTTGAGATATGCCCTAATCTTTTATGCCAAAGCATATAAGATTTTTCATTAATGAGCATTCTCTTCGAACCACTGCATTCAACATTAAAGCATTCATCCATATAACTGCAATCTAGTTGCCATAAATCATCTCTAAGAAAAGCAGTGCCAAGCAAAcactcaaatttatttttatgataaaatttgACACTGTCATCGtcttcaacaaaagaaaaacctgACTTGACTAATTTTGAAGCAGAAACTAAATTCCTTCACATGGAAGGTACATAAGGGACATTATTGAGTTCTAAAATGAAACCTAGAGAAAACTTTAGTTTGAAAATACCAATAGACTTGACTGCTAGCTTTGATCCATTCCCAAAGAAAACATTGTAGAATTCCTTATTTCTTCCCTCCTATTTTGTGAAGCCCTGCAAAGAATTTGTAATGCGTACAGAACAACCAATGTCAAACCACCAAGAGTTTTGagggactaaaatcaaatttgactCTAAGCAAACAAAAACATTTATCGTACCTTTCTTAACAAGCCATTCAACCCTCACAATTTTTCCTTAAGTGGTCAGTCTTTTTGCAGAAAAAACATGCCTTCagttctgttttctttacattaAGATTATGTCCTCCTCTAGGGGGGTTAGCATTCTTAGAAGGCACATTTGAAGCGGCGGAAGAAGAACCTTTAATAGGCTTACTAGAGAAGGAAAATGCAACCTTTTTACCCTTTGTAGCATGGACCAAATTCACTTCTTCAGACTTCTCATTTTTCTGTCTTTCCTCCTCTTGAGCACAGATAGATATCAAATCATTAATGTCCCATTTCTCCTTTTGAGTATTGTAGGAGGCCTTAAGCTGTCTAAACCTGGCAGGTAAAGAATTCAGTGCCATATGAACTAAAAA is a genomic window containing:
- the LOC137714438 gene encoding uncharacterized protein; this translates as MKRSHLLTEESTAEQKAKFEKWQKSNRRGLLIMKKAMTETVRAGIPTCDKAKDFLEVIGEKFKESEKAETGNFLTSLTTMKFDGTTSVREHILKMVDTAGKLKQLEVPVSDQFLVHMALNSLPARFRQLKASYNTQKEKWDINDLISICAQEEERQKNEKSEEVNLVHATKGKKVAFSFSSKPIKGSSSAASNVPSKNANPPRGGHNLNVKKTELKACFFCKKTDHLRKNCEG